One genomic window of Devosia salina includes the following:
- a CDS encoding NAD+ synthase, producing MTDQLRIALAQFNPKVGDLAGNLALARKALDDASAARADILMLSELFLTGYFPDDLLFKDQFIKDAIAAARALVADTVGCGVVLILPTIWLDVTGLHNAVLVAENGEITAIRYKRELPNSDVFYEKRYFEAGPLPLPVTIKGVPVGIPICEDIWHPAVCEHLAMRGAEIMLCPNGSPYWTNKQHIRKDLVRARVAEDGVPMLYLNQVGGQDELVFDGASFAMEPGDKLVMQGKSFTPDFIVTDWVREDAGWTCTNGQVEDLTSVEEAPWRACVLGLRDYVHKNGFSHVVLGLSGGIDSAVVAAMAADAFGPDKVHAIMLPYRYTSEASIRDARDCADRLGVRYDVVAIGDPVDGALNELQPIFGNRPIDTAEENIQSRMRGTILMAVSNKLGSMLLTTGNKSEMGVGYATIYGDMNGGYNPLKDMFKMDVYALAAWRNKHVPGDCLGRAGEVIPQSIIDKAPSAELRPDQTDQDSLPPYPVLDDILTCIVEEEMALGDIVKRGHAPDLVKRIERLLNIAEYKRRQSAPGPKLTPRAFGQGRKYPITNGYKDGTVG from the coding sequence GTGACCGACCAGCTCCGCATCGCGCTCGCTCAGTTCAATCCCAAGGTCGGCGATCTGGCCGGCAATCTGGCGCTCGCCCGCAAGGCCCTCGACGACGCCAGTGCGGCCAGGGCCGATATCCTGATGCTGTCCGAGCTGTTCCTGACCGGCTATTTCCCGGACGACCTGCTGTTCAAGGACCAGTTCATCAAGGACGCCATTGCGGCCGCGCGCGCGCTTGTGGCCGACACGGTCGGCTGCGGCGTGGTCCTCATCCTGCCCACCATCTGGCTCGACGTGACCGGCCTTCACAATGCGGTGCTGGTTGCCGAGAACGGCGAGATCACCGCCATCCGCTACAAGCGCGAATTGCCCAATAGCGACGTGTTCTACGAGAAACGCTATTTCGAAGCCGGCCCGCTGCCGCTGCCGGTCACCATCAAGGGCGTCCCGGTCGGCATTCCCATCTGCGAGGACATCTGGCACCCGGCCGTGTGCGAACATCTGGCCATGCGCGGCGCCGAGATCATGCTCTGCCCCAATGGCTCGCCCTACTGGACCAACAAGCAGCATATCCGCAAGGATCTGGTCCGCGCCCGCGTCGCCGAGGATGGCGTGCCCATGCTCTACCTCAACCAGGTCGGCGGCCAGGACGAACTGGTCTTCGATGGCGCCTCCTTCGCCATGGAGCCGGGCGACAAGCTGGTGATGCAGGGCAAATCCTTCACGCCCGACTTCATCGTGACCGACTGGGTGCGCGAAGACGCCGGCTGGACCTGCACCAATGGCCAGGTCGAAGACCTGACCTCGGTCGAGGAAGCGCCCTGGCGCGCCTGCGTGCTGGGTCTCCGGGACTATGTCCACAAGAACGGCTTTTCCCATGTGGTGCTGGGCCTGTCCGGCGGCATCGACAGCGCCGTGGTCGCCGCCATGGCCGCCGATGCCTTCGGGCCGGACAAGGTCCACGCCATCATGCTGCCCTATCGCTACACCTCCGAGGCGAGCATCCGCGACGCCAGGGACTGCGCCGATCGCCTGGGCGTGCGCTACGACGTCGTCGCCATCGGCGACCCCGTGGATGGCGCGCTCAATGAGCTGCAGCCCATCTTCGGCAATCGCCCCATCGACACCGCCGAGGAAAACATCCAGTCGCGCATGCGCGGCACCATCCTCATGGCGGTGTCCAACAAGCTCGGCTCCATGCTGCTCACCACCGGCAACAAGTCCGAAATGGGCGTGGGCTACGCCACCATCTATGGCGACATGAATGGCGGCTACAATCCGCTCAAGGACATGTTCAAGATGGACGTCTATGCCCTGGCCGCCTGGCGCAACAAGCACGTGCCGGGCGACTGCCTCGGCCGGGCAGGGGAGGTCATCCCCCAGTCGATCATCGACAAGGCGCCCTCCGCCGAACTCCGCCCCGACCAGACCGACCAGGATAGCCTCCCGCCCTATCCGGTGCTCGACGATATCCTCACCTGCATCGTCGAGGAGGAAATGGCGCTGGGCGACATCGTCAAGCGCGGCCACGCGCCCGACCTGGTCAAGCGCATCGAGCGGCTGCTCAATATCGCCGAATACAAGCGCCGCCAGTCCGCGCCCGGCCCAAAGCTGACCCCCCGCGCCTTCGGCCAGGGCCGCAAATATCCCATCACCAATGGCTACAAGGACGGAACCGTCGGATGA
- the gltX gene encoding glutamate--tRNA ligase, whose product MSVTVRWAPSPTGRIHLGNARPALLNWFFARRHGGRYVLRMDDTDLARSTREFADGIEADLKWLGVEPDLLVRQSERTALYDAARDRLIAAGRLYPCYETEDELDRKRARARLLGKPPIYDRAALALTEEDRARLEAEGRTPHWRFRLDGRPVHFDDLIKGAQTVNTASMSDPVLIRADGSYLYTLPSVVDDIDLGITHVIRGEDHVSNTGTQIEIFEALGGAVPVFGHHNLLTDAQGQGFSKRLGSQSIADFRAEGYEPLAIAIVATLTGTSLSVEPYESLDAIAEKLDFSMISHGSARFDPAELDTLNARMLHAMPYAAAASRLSALGLEGEAMWLLLRENLAKFPDIAEWSKLVTGPVEPVVADEDRDFLALAKALLPPEPWDETTWSHWTDALKASTGRKGKALFLPLRLALTGRHDGPELKSLLVLLGRKACLDRLP is encoded by the coding sequence ATGAGCGTCACCGTTCGCTGGGCGCCGTCCCCCACCGGCCGCATTCACCTGGGCAATGCCCGCCCGGCACTGCTCAACTGGTTCTTCGCCCGCCGTCATGGCGGCCGCTATGTCCTGCGCATGGATGATACGGATCTGGCGCGCTCCACCCGCGAATTCGCCGATGGTATCGAAGCGGATCTCAAATGGCTTGGCGTCGAACCAGACCTGCTGGTTCGCCAGTCCGAGCGCACCGCCCTCTATGACGCTGCCCGCGACCGCCTGATCGCCGCGGGGCGCCTCTACCCCTGCTACGAAACCGAGGACGAGCTCGACCGCAAGCGAGCCCGCGCCCGCCTGCTGGGCAAGCCGCCGATCTATGATCGCGCCGCGCTCGCCCTCACCGAGGAGGATCGCGCCCGCCTCGAGGCCGAGGGCCGCACCCCGCACTGGCGCTTCCGGCTCGATGGCCGTCCCGTGCATTTCGACGATCTCATCAAGGGCGCGCAGACGGTCAACACCGCCTCCATGTCCGACCCGGTACTCATCCGCGCCGACGGCTCTTATCTCTATACGCTGCCCTCCGTGGTCGATGACATTGACCTCGGCATCACCCATGTCATCCGCGGCGAAGACCACGTTTCCAATACCGGCACCCAGATCGAGATCTTCGAGGCACTGGGCGGCGCGGTGCCCGTTTTCGGCCACCATAACCTTCTCACCGACGCGCAGGGCCAAGGCTTTTCCAAGCGCCTGGGCAGCCAGTCCATCGCCGATTTTCGCGCCGAGGGCTATGAGCCCCTGGCCATCGCCATCGTCGCGACGCTGACCGGCACCAGCCTTTCCGTCGAGCCCTATGAGAGCCTCGACGCCATCGCCGAAAAGCTCGATTTCTCGATGATCTCGCATGGCTCGGCCCGCTTCGATCCGGCCGAACTCGATACGCTCAACGCCCGCATGCTTCACGCCATGCCCTATGCCGCGGCAGCGTCCCGCCTCTCGGCCCTCGGCCTCGAAGGCGAAGCCATGTGGCTGCTGCTGCGCGAAAACCTCGCCAAATTTCCCGACATCGCCGAGTGGTCAAAGCTGGTCACCGGTCCGGTCGAGCCGGTCGTGGCCGATGAAGATCGCGATTTCTTGGCGCTCGCCAAGGCCTTGCTGCCGCCCGAACCATGGGACGAGACGACCTGGAGCCACTGGACCGATGCCCTCAAGGCATCGACCGGCCGCAAGGGCAAGGCGCTGTTCCTGCCCCTGAGGCTGGCGCTGACCGGCCGTCACGACGGCCCCGAGCTCAAGTCCCTGCTTGTCCTGCTTGGGCGTAAGGCGTGTCTGGACCGACTACCCTGA
- a CDS encoding DUF2865 domain-containing protein, with amino-acid sequence MHFTLTRLRPLILLILASVVLALDIDAAHAQAAQCAQLQAALAQFDRNSEFRQMGGNSNAARQLQRQVQQAESRYIRDGCNDDARAGRQLTRACQLIAREVLDLRDEYAQVSQSVETANAVAQQRESILQEMARFGCNSGSSATFTRDRQNVFDRVFGTTTENDFTNGDFVDGGDYWGYQGYNTVRTVCVRLSDGYFWPISYATLPDYIGNDAMSCQQMCPNTAVELYYYNNPGEEPEQMRNMNGTPYTALPSAFAYRNEFDKSATCQAAPVADGSVTVTSAADGSSRAMLDINGVRFPLPLRDPRGVAPVQAAPVEEVATVALVDVPLPRPRPSGPGEVARQPLAQAEPELRIVKLGDKTVRVVGPDTPYAQAGQAGT; translated from the coding sequence GTGCATTTCACCTTGACCAGGCTTCGGCCCCTGATCCTGCTTATTCTGGCCAGCGTGGTGCTGGCGCTCGATATCGACGCGGCCCATGCGCAGGCAGCCCAATGCGCGCAATTGCAGGCGGCGCTGGCCCAGTTCGACCGCAATAGCGAGTTTCGCCAGATGGGCGGCAATTCCAACGCGGCCCGGCAGCTGCAGCGGCAGGTGCAGCAGGCGGAGAGCCGCTATATCCGCGACGGGTGCAATGATGACGCGCGCGCCGGCCGGCAGCTGACCCGGGCCTGCCAGCTCATCGCCCGCGAAGTGCTCGACCTGCGCGACGAGTACGCCCAGGTCAGCCAGTCGGTGGAGACGGCCAACGCCGTCGCGCAGCAGCGCGAGTCGATCCTTCAGGAAATGGCGCGCTTCGGCTGCAATTCGGGCTCAAGCGCGACCTTCACCCGCGACCGGCAGAATGTGTTCGACCGCGTCTTCGGCACGACCACCGAGAATGACTTCACCAATGGCGATTTCGTCGATGGCGGCGACTATTGGGGCTACCAGGGCTACAACACGGTGCGGACCGTCTGCGTGCGCCTGAGCGACGGCTATTTCTGGCCCATCAGCTACGCCACCCTGCCAGACTATATCGGCAATGACGCCATGAGCTGCCAGCAGATGTGTCCCAATACGGCGGTAGAGCTCTACTATTACAACAATCCCGGCGAGGAGCCGGAGCAGATGCGCAATATGAACGGGACGCCCTATACGGCCCTGCCCAGCGCCTTTGCCTATCGCAATGAATTCGACAAGTCCGCCACCTGCCAGGCCGCGCCTGTTGCCGATGGATCGGTGACCGTCACCAGCGCCGCCGATGGCAGCAGCCGGGCGATGCTCGACATCAATGGCGTGCGGTTTCCGTTGCCGCTGCGCGATCCGCGCGGCGTCGCGCCGGTCCAGGCGGCGCCGGTGGAGGAAGTCGCCACGGTGGCGCTGGTCGACGTGCCCCTGCCCCGCCCAAGGCCCTCCGGCCCCGGCGAGGTTGCGCGTCAGCCGCTGGCGCAGGCCGAGCCGGAGCTGCGCATCGTCAAGCTGGGTGACAAGACTGTCAGGGTAGTCGGTCCAGACACGCCTTACGCCCAAGCAGGACAAGCAGGGACTTGA
- a CDS encoding fumarylacetoacetate hydrolase family protein, translating to MKLATLRNNRPDGQLAVVSGDLSRYVSAGRVAPTLQAALDDWPRAAPALADLARQLDAGEIAGQAFNAADAHAPLPRAYQWIDGSAYMSHLERVRSLKGSKDEELQSIRPLLYQGGSDSLSAATAPIIIPSDDLALDFEAEVGVIIGPVPMGATREQAAAAIRLVTVLNDVSLRRLVADDLQNGFGFFHAKPSTSFAPVVITPDSLGAAWHDNRLHLPIRIEVNGVLYGQPNAGIGMHFDFADLIVEAARTRNLAAGTIIGGGTVSNPHDQTLPIKADGIGFACIAEARTAEKAKYGRARTPFLKPGDRVRIGALDAGGKSLFGDIDQAVALLAN from the coding sequence ATGAAACTCGCCACCCTGCGCAACAATCGCCCGGATGGCCAGCTTGCGGTCGTTTCCGGCGACCTTTCCCGCTATGTCTCGGCTGGCCGCGTCGCGCCCACGCTGCAGGCCGCGCTCGACGATTGGCCCCGGGCCGCGCCGGCTCTGGCCGATCTGGCGCGCCAGCTCGACGCCGGCGAGATCGCGGGCCAGGCGTTCAACGCTGCCGATGCTCACGCCCCTTTGCCGCGCGCCTATCAATGGATCGACGGCTCCGCCTATATGAGCCATCTCGAGCGCGTCCGGTCGCTCAAGGGCAGCAAGGACGAGGAACTGCAATCGATCCGCCCGCTGCTTTACCAGGGCGGCTCCGATTCGCTGTCGGCGGCCACTGCGCCCATCATCATTCCAAGCGACGATCTGGCGCTCGATTTCGAAGCTGAAGTCGGCGTCATCATCGGACCCGTGCCCATGGGGGCAACCCGCGAACAGGCCGCAGCGGCCATTCGCCTCGTCACCGTGCTCAACGACGTGTCGCTGCGCCGGCTGGTGGCCGATGACCTGCAGAATGGGTTCGGCTTCTTCCATGCCAAGCCCTCGACCAGTTTCGCACCCGTGGTCATCACGCCCGACAGCCTGGGCGCCGCCTGGCACGACAATCGCCTCCACCTGCCCATCCGCATCGAGGTCAATGGCGTGCTCTACGGCCAGCCCAATGCAGGCATCGGCATGCATTTCGACTTCGCCGATCTCATCGTCGAGGCCGCCCGCACCCGCAACCTCGCTGCGGGGACGATCATTGGCGGTGGCACCGTGTCCAATCCGCACGACCAGACCCTGCCCATCAAGGCCGATGGCATCGGCTTTGCCTGCATCGCCGAAGCCCGCACGGCCGAGAAGGCCAAGTATGGGCGGGCCCGCACACCCTTCCTCAAGCCCGGCGACCGGGTGCGCATCGGCGCCCTGGATGCGGGTGGAAAATCGCTGTTCGGCGACATCGATCAGGCCGTGGCGCTGCTCGCCAACTGA
- a CDS encoding c-type cytochrome: MLIRKASAFAVAAILAGGIVGAFAQDAFTPPATPEEAVAMRQALMKEDGGIMRTLGNLSGAEAVAALTTVRDNYSHIPALFPEGSIVGSSKALPAIWENWEAFTAIVDTGVAAAEAGIAAAEAGDAAGYGAAVKTIMGTCGQCHQQFRS; encoded by the coding sequence ATGCTCATCCGCAAAGCTTCCGCCTTTGCTGTCGCCGCTATTCTGGCCGGAGGCATTGTTGGCGCCTTCGCCCAGGACGCCTTCACTCCGCCCGCCACCCCCGAAGAGGCTGTGGCGATGCGCCAGGCCCTGATGAAGGAGGATGGCGGCATCATGCGCACTCTGGGTAACCTGTCCGGCGCCGAAGCCGTCGCGGCCCTGACCACGGTGCGCGACAATTACAGTCACATCCCGGCCCTCTTCCCCGAAGGGTCGATTGTTGGCAGCAGCAAGGCGCTGCCGGCCATCTGGGAAAATTGGGAAGCCTTTACCGCCATCGTCGACACCGGTGTTGCGGCGGCCGAAGCGGGCATTGCCGCTGCCGAGGCCGGCGATGCCGCCGGCTATGGCGCGGCCGTCAAGACCATCATGGGCACCTGCGGCCAGTGCCACCAGCAGTTTAGGTCCTAG
- the cysS gene encoding cysteine--tRNA ligase has translation MTTAKPQLFLYNTLTRSKVPFEPMDANNVRLYACGPTVYDFAHIGNGRAAIVFDLLFRVLRHVYGPDHVTYVRNITDVDDKINARALRDHPDLPLNEAIRKVTETTAAQYQKDVTALGCLEPTIRPRATENIPEMQAMIQRLLDNGNAYQAGGEVLFAVDSMPDYGQLSGRNLEDNLAGARVAVDSHKRNPADFVLWKLSSDDEPGWDSPWGRGRPGWHIECSAMSERYLGETFDIHGGGLDLIFPHHENEIAQSRCAHGSHAMANVWMHNGFLQVEGQKMSKSLGNFFTIHDLLETEAFGGRKWPGEVLRLAMLMTHYREPIDFSQRRLEEAVNLLEKWERAVGDAEPSAYLPTEVIDRLADDLDTPGAIARIHALIMDQDKAAEGLALADLMGLRIKRNVQVDSAVPNLVAARLAALNSKNFAEADRIRNELAEQGIALMDYKDETGARQTKWEVKR, from the coding sequence ATGACCACGGCAAAGCCGCAGCTGTTCCTCTACAATACGCTCACCCGTTCCAAGGTGCCCTTCGAGCCCATGGATGCGAACAATGTGCGTCTCTATGCCTGCGGCCCCACGGTCTATGACTTCGCCCATATCGGCAATGGCCGCGCCGCCATCGTCTTCGACCTGCTGTTCCGCGTCCTGCGCCATGTCTATGGGCCGGACCACGTCACCTATGTGCGCAACATCACCGACGTCGATGACAAGATCAACGCCCGCGCCCTGCGCGATCATCCCGACCTGCCGCTCAACGAAGCCATCCGCAAGGTCACCGAAACCACGGCCGCACAATACCAGAAGGACGTGACCGCTCTCGGCTGCCTGGAGCCCACCATCCGGCCCCGCGCCACCGAAAACATCCCCGAAATGCAGGCCATGATCCAGCGCCTGCTGGACAATGGCAACGCCTATCAGGCCGGCGGCGAAGTCCTCTTCGCCGTCGATTCCATGCCCGACTATGGCCAGCTCTCCGGCCGCAATCTCGAGGACAATCTCGCCGGCGCCCGCGTCGCCGTGGACAGCCACAAGCGCAACCCGGCCGATTTCGTCCTCTGGAAGCTCTCCTCCGACGATGAACCCGGCTGGGACAGCCCCTGGGGCCGCGGCCGTCCCGGCTGGCATATCGAGTGCTCGGCCATGTCCGAGCGCTATCTGGGTGAAACCTTCGACATCCATGGCGGCGGGCTCGACCTCATCTTCCCGCACCACGAAAACGAAATCGCCCAGTCCCGCTGCGCCCACGGCTCCCACGCCATGGCCAATGTCTGGATGCACAACGGCTTCCTTCAGGTCGAAGGCCAGAAGATGAGCAAGTCCCTGGGCAACTTCTTCACCATCCACGACCTCCTCGAAACCGAAGCCTTCGGCGGTCGCAAGTGGCCCGGCGAGGTGCTCCGGCTGGCCATGCTGATGACCCACTACCGCGAGCCGATTGATTTCTCCCAGAGAAGGCTGGAGGAGGCCGTCAATTTGCTCGAGAAGTGGGAGCGCGCGGTTGGGGACGCTGAGCCGTCCGCGTATCTGCCGACCGAGGTCATTGATCGTCTCGCTGATGATCTCGACACCCCGGGTGCCATCGCGCGCATCCATGCGCTTATTATGGATCAGGACAAGGCGGCCGAGGGGCTCGCTTTGGCCGACCTCATGGGCTTGCGCATCAAGCGCAACGTCCAGGTCGATTCCGCCGTGCCCAACTTGGTGGCTGCCCGCCTCGCCGCCCTCAATTCCAAAAACTTCGCCGAAGCCGACCGCATCCGCAACGAACTGGCCGAACAGGGCATCGCCCTGATGGACTACAAGGACGAAACCGGCGCCCGCCAGACCAAATGGGAGGTCAAGCGGTGA
- a CDS encoding VOC family protein → MLDHVGILVADWAKSKAFYDAAFAPLGVTLLNEVPVEFTGGVKVGGYGRTKPDYWLTESAETGPGRHYAFSANSRADVDAFHAAALSAGGTDNGAPGLRPHYHEHYYGAFVIDPDGNNIEAVCHAPG, encoded by the coding sequence ATGCTTGATCACGTTGGAATTCTCGTTGCGGACTGGGCGAAATCCAAAGCCTTCTACGACGCCGCCTTCGCCCCGCTGGGCGTCACCCTGCTCAATGAGGTGCCCGTCGAGTTCACCGGCGGCGTCAAGGTCGGCGGTTATGGCCGCACCAAGCCCGATTATTGGCTGACTGAAAGCGCCGAGACCGGCCCCGGCCGCCACTACGCGTTTTCCGCCAATAGCCGCGCCGACGTCGACGCCTTCCACGCTGCCGCCCTATCCGCAGGCGGCACCGACAATGGCGCCCCGGGCCTGCGCCCGCATTATCACGAGCACTATTACGGCGCCTTCGTCATCGATCCCGATGGCAACAACATAGAAGCAGTGTGTCATGCCCCAGGCTGA
- a CDS encoding GFA family protein → MPQAEAHTGGCQCGAVRFRVTRLGRPSICHCRMCQKAFGGFFGPLVTAHNAVWARGEPKWFQSSNAARRAFCGDCGTPLAYETRYGLELAIGAFDDPTVAAPEIQVNLNDRLPFFAGLSTLPERTEVSDEWRDFMAGIHSNQHPDHDTADWPPREDT, encoded by the coding sequence ATGCCCCAGGCTGAAGCCCATACCGGCGGCTGCCAGTGTGGCGCGGTGCGTTTCCGCGTCACCCGGCTCGGCCGCCCCTCCATCTGCCATTGCCGCATGTGCCAGAAGGCCTTTGGCGGCTTTTTCGGCCCCTTGGTCACCGCGCATAACGCCGTCTGGGCCCGCGGCGAACCGAAATGGTTCCAGAGCTCCAACGCCGCCCGCCGCGCCTTCTGCGGCGATTGCGGCACCCCGCTCGCCTATGAAACCCGCTATGGGCTCGAACTGGCCATCGGTGCCTTCGACGATCCCACCGTCGCCGCCCCCGAAATCCAGGTCAATCTCAACGATCGCCTGCCCTTCTTTGCCGGCCTCAGCACCTTGCCCGAGCGCACCGAGGTCAGCGACGAATGGCGCGACTTCATGGCCGGAATCCATTCCAACCAGCACCCCGATCACGATACGGCCGATTGGCCACCCCGGGAGGACACCTGA
- a CDS encoding GFA family protein: MDRYKMDVSGGCQCGAVRYHATEMMDNSHICHCRMCQKAVGNIFAALVAAPRDAITWTRGEPARFRSSDHVDRGFCARCGTPLFYDDTTGDRVNFTIGSLDHPELFPPHANTGNESRVPWFDTLPTIAHGGATEQPDREAWWSAIQASNHQHPDHDTEVWPQPDQTGK, translated from the coding sequence ATGGACCGCTACAAGATGGACGTCAGCGGCGGCTGCCAGTGCGGCGCCGTGCGCTACCACGCCACCGAAATGATGGACAATTCCCACATCTGCCACTGCCGCATGTGCCAGAAGGCGGTGGGCAATATCTTTGCCGCGCTGGTGGCCGCGCCTCGCGACGCCATCACCTGGACCCGCGGCGAGCCAGCGCGCTTCCGCTCCTCCGATCATGTCGATCGCGGCTTCTGCGCCAGGTGCGGCACGCCGCTCTTTTATGACGACACCACCGGCGACCGGGTCAATTTCACCATCGGTTCGCTCGACCATCCCGAGCTGTTCCCGCCCCATGCCAATACCGGCAATGAGAGCCGCGTGCCCTGGTTCGATACCCTGCCCACAATCGCGCATGGCGGCGCCACCGAGCAGCCCGATCGCGAGGCCTGGTGGAGTGCCATCCAGGCCTCCAACCACCAGCATCCCGACCACGACACCGAGGTCTGGCCCCAGCCAGACCAGACCGGCAAGTAA
- the cimA gene encoding citramalate synthase: MSRERLYLFDTTLRDGAQTAGIEFSLEDKIAIAGMLEELGVDYVEGGYPGANPVDTAFFEKKRTRKATFTAFGMTKRAGRSAANDPGVQALVNSAADATCFVAKAWDYQVELALGSTTEEHLEGLADTVRTAASAGKEALVDLEHFFDGYKANRAYALACVQTALDAGARWVVLCDTNGGTMPSEVREIVADVMTIAPGDRLGIHPHDDTGQAVANALAAVETGVRQIQGTLNGLGERCGNANLVTLIPTLVLKPFYAERFETGITPAQLERLTHISRAFDDRLNRAPARQAPYVGASAFATKAGIHASALLKDFSTYEHVPPESVGNERAIMVSQQAGKSNLLTALARHDIVLEKDDPRLEKLLATVKERESRGYSYDGADASFAVLARRVLGTLPDFFDVENYRTMVERRHNAMGDEVTVTEAVVKIRVDGELLMSVAEGNGPVNALDQALRKDLGKYSARIEDLELVDFKVRILDGGTGAVTRVLVESRDSSGDRWVTIGVSPNIIDASFEALYESITYKLLKTEASWDSASGAKTSRARNLAG; the protein is encoded by the coding sequence ATGTCCCGTGAACGCCTCTACCTCTTCGACACGACCCTGCGCGACGGTGCGCAGACCGCCGGCATTGAGTTCTCGCTTGAGGACAAGATCGCCATTGCCGGCATGCTCGAAGAGCTGGGCGTCGATTATGTCGAAGGCGGCTATCCCGGCGCCAATCCCGTCGACACCGCCTTCTTTGAGAAGAAGCGCACCAGAAAGGCCACTTTCACCGCTTTCGGCATGACCAAGCGGGCAGGGCGCTCTGCCGCCAATGATCCGGGTGTCCAGGCCCTCGTCAATTCGGCTGCCGACGCCACCTGCTTCGTCGCCAAGGCCTGGGACTACCAGGTCGAGCTGGCCTTGGGCTCCACCACCGAGGAGCACCTCGAAGGCCTGGCCGATACGGTGCGCACCGCCGCTTCCGCCGGCAAGGAAGCGCTGGTCGATCTCGAACATTTCTTCGATGGCTACAAGGCCAATCGCGCCTATGCGCTTGCCTGCGTCCAGACGGCGCTCGATGCCGGCGCCCGCTGGGTCGTGCTCTGCGATACCAATGGCGGCACCATGCCCTCGGAGGTGCGCGAGATCGTCGCCGACGTCATGACCATCGCCCCCGGCGACCGGCTGGGCATCCACCCCCATGACGATACCGGCCAGGCCGTCGCCAACGCATTGGCGGCTGTCGAAACCGGCGTCCGCCAGATCCAGGGCACGCTCAATGGCCTGGGCGAGCGCTGCGGCAATGCCAATCTGGTCACCCTCATCCCCACGCTCGTGCTCAAGCCCTTCTATGCCGAGCGCTTCGAAACCGGCATCACCCCCGCCCAGCTCGAACGGCTCACCCATATCTCGCGCGCCTTCGATGATCGCCTCAATCGCGCGCCGGCGCGGCAGGCGCCCTATGTCGGCGCCTCTGCCTTTGCCACCAAGGCCGGCATCCATGCCTCGGCCCTGCTCAAGGATTTTTCCACCTATGAGCATGTGCCGCCCGAAAGCGTCGGCAATGAACGCGCCATCATGGTCAGCCAGCAGGCGGGCAAGTCCAACCTGCTGACGGCGCTGGCCCGCCATGACATCGTGCTCGAAAAGGACGATCCCCGCCTCGAAAAGCTGCTCGCCACCGTCAAGGAACGCGAATCCCGCGGCTATTCCTATGATGGCGCCGACGCGTCCTTTGCGGTGCTGGCGCGGCGGGTCCTCGGCACTTTGCCGGACTTCTTCGATGTCGAAAACTACCGCACCATGGTCGAGCGCCGCCACAATGCCATGGGCGACGAGGTCACCGTCACCGAGGCGGTGGTCAAGATCCGTGTCGATGGTGAGCTGCTGATGTCGGTGGCCGAAGGCAATGGCCCGGTCAACGCGCTCGATCAGGCCCTGCGCAAGGACCTGGGCAAGTATTCGGCCCGAATCGAAGATCTCGAACTGGTCGACTTCAAGGTGCGTATCCTGGACGGCGGCACGGGCGCGGTCACCCGTGTACTGGTTGAAAGCCGTGACAGCAGCGGCGATCGCTGGGTAACCATCGGCGTTTCGCCCAATATCATTGATGCCTCGTTTGAAGCTCTGTATGAATCAATCACATACAAGCTGTTGAAGACTGAGGCGTCTTGGGATTCGGCATCTGGGGCAAAGACAAGCCGGGCGAGAAACCTCGCCGGCTGA